One genomic region from Arenicella chitinivorans encodes:
- a CDS encoding AzlD domain-containing protein, giving the protein MSWLVVIGLTAITFVNRYLFFSNQLKLRLGVRGQRFLRYSSFAVLTAIWVPIVIRLEYRPMHLDIAGWDYLIAAAVAGVLTLMRVPALFVVLVSSALFFCLRFWVLA; this is encoded by the coding sequence ATGAGCTGGTTGGTTGTCATCGGTTTGACCGCGATTACCTTTGTTAATCGCTATTTGTTTTTCAGCAATCAGCTGAAACTGAGGTTGGGAGTTCGAGGTCAGCGTTTTCTGCGTTATTCCAGTTTCGCTGTGCTGACTGCGATCTGGGTACCGATAGTTATTCGGCTAGAGTATCGGCCGATGCATTTAGATATTGCTGGTTGGGACTATCTGATCGCGGCGGCCGTTGCTGGTGTATTGACCTTGATGCGGGTTCCGGCTTTGTTCGTTGTGTTGGTGAGTTCCGCGTTGTTCTTCTGTCTACGGTTTTGGGTGTTGGCCTAA
- a CDS encoding AzlC family ABC transporter permease produces the protein MLCDASARYVIWRAVLDTLPLSVAVIPWGILTGALTIQVGFSPLAAQCMSLLVFAGAAQLSAITLVGGGSSILSIYASGFVISSRHLLYSITFRQHVQHLPLRWRLAIAFVLTDEMFAVSEAHTANTGTFSPSFALASGFSFYLVWNLATLLGIIAGESFGHLESLGLDFAIAATFIAMTFDQVRKMPVAMTMLVSGVLAVFLQPVLPDSYLIFAALAGMVVGYLLDSDVAPT, from the coding sequence TTGCTTTGTGATGCCTCTGCGCGCTATGTGATCTGGCGCGCTGTTCTTGATACTTTGCCGTTGTCGGTGGCGGTAATTCCATGGGGGATTTTAACCGGTGCGCTGACCATTCAAGTTGGGTTTTCTCCGTTGGCAGCGCAATGTATGTCCTTGTTGGTATTCGCAGGTGCAGCTCAGTTGTCTGCCATAACCCTGGTTGGTGGTGGAAGCTCAATACTGTCAATTTACGCGTCTGGCTTCGTGATCAGTTCGCGACACCTGCTGTATTCGATCACATTTCGCCAGCATGTACAGCACTTGCCGTTGCGCTGGCGACTGGCGATTGCGTTTGTGCTGACCGATGAGATGTTCGCTGTATCCGAAGCACATACCGCCAACACCGGTACATTCTCACCAAGCTTCGCTCTGGCTTCCGGTTTCAGCTTTTACCTAGTTTGGAATTTAGCAACTTTACTTGGCATTATTGCTGGTGAGTCCTTTGGCCATTTGGAATCACTCGGTCTCGATTTTGCGATTGCTGCCACTTTTATCGCCATGACCTTTGATCAGGTGCGAAAAATGCCGGTGGCCATGACGATGCTGGTTAGTGGCGTACTTGCGGTATTTTTGCAGCCGGTGCTCCCCGATAGTTATTTAATTTTTGCCGCACTTGCCGGTATGGTGGTTGGCTATCTATTGGATAGCGACGTGGCGCCAACATGA
- the cysB gene encoding HTH-type transcriptional regulator CysB produces the protein MKLRQLQYVTEVVKNGMNVTAAADKLFTSQPGVSSQIKRLEEELGVTIFERSGKHINGLTPEGTLLVDRFNLILDEVDNVKRIADDFSHPDSGMLSIATTHTQARYVLPPVISAFRKRYPNVQLQINQGTPEQIASLTDSGKADLGIATEALELFDNLILLPCYRWNRCVIVPKGHPLMREGLLTLEAIAQHPIITYTFGVADRSVINRAFKRKGLDINVVLMAADAEVIKTYVRNGMGIGIVARMAYDRAQDKDLAVLDAGNLFDSSVTSLAIRKNAVLREYVYEFIQLFASHLKRDVVEQALKAHNDTSLQEKLYREYVKEAEMR, from the coding sequence ATGAAACTGCGCCAACTTCAATACGTCACGGAAGTCGTCAAGAACGGCATGAATGTCACGGCTGCAGCCGATAAGCTGTTTACCTCACAACCAGGGGTCAGCAGTCAGATCAAGCGCTTAGAGGAAGAACTCGGTGTCACTATCTTTGAGCGCAGTGGCAAACATATTAATGGATTAACCCCAGAAGGTACGCTTCTGGTAGACCGCTTCAACCTTATTCTGGACGAAGTCGACAATGTGAAACGCATCGCCGATGATTTTAGTCATCCTGATTCTGGAATGTTGTCTATCGCCACCACACATACTCAAGCACGGTACGTGTTGCCGCCGGTGATCAGCGCGTTTCGTAAGCGTTATCCTAATGTTCAATTGCAGATTAATCAGGGAACCCCAGAGCAAATTGCCAGTTTGACCGATTCTGGTAAAGCTGATCTTGGTATCGCCACTGAAGCCTTGGAGCTGTTCGATAACTTGATCCTGCTGCCATGTTATCGATGGAACCGTTGTGTCATTGTGCCGAAAGGGCATCCCTTAATGCGTGAGGGCTTGTTAACCTTAGAAGCAATTGCTCAGCATCCAATCATTACGTATACCTTCGGTGTAGCGGATCGTTCAGTGATTAATCGAGCGTTCAAGCGCAAGGGGCTGGATATTAATGTGGTACTGATGGCGGCCGATGCGGAGGTAATCAAGACTTATGTGCGCAATGGTATGGGCATCGGTATTGTCGCGCGTATGGCCTACGATCGTGCTCAAGACAAGGACTTGGCAGTGTTGGATGCTGGCAATTTGTTCGACTCCAGTGTGACCAGCCTGGCAATTCGTAAAAATGCCGTATTACGTGAATACGTCTACGAGTTTATCCAGTTGTTTGCGTCCCATCTGAAGCGTGACGTTGTCGAGCAAGCGCTAAAAGCGCACAATGACACGTCGTTGCAAGAAAAGCTGTACCGCGAGTACGTGAAAGAAGCGGAAATGCGATAG
- a CDS encoding GAF domain-containing protein — MTDSNFSLLLKQLEALLDGESDYIANAANMSSLIYNNLPDLNWVGFYFLREGELVLGPFNGQPACTRIPNGQGVCGTAFASQETQRVDDVHLFAGHIACDAASESEVVVPFKTDKIAGVFDIDSPVKARFSDAEQSFFEAAVAIYVRGLI; from the coding sequence ATGACTGATTCTAATTTTTCTCTATTACTCAAACAGCTTGAAGCATTACTGGACGGGGAGTCGGATTACATTGCGAATGCGGCTAATATGTCGTCTCTGATCTATAATAATCTACCTGACCTTAACTGGGTTGGATTCTACTTCCTGCGCGAAGGTGAGTTGGTATTGGGGCCATTCAACGGCCAACCCGCTTGTACGCGAATACCGAACGGTCAAGGTGTCTGCGGTACGGCGTTCGCTAGTCAAGAAACGCAACGGGTTGACGATGTACATTTATTTGCTGGCCACATCGCGTGTGATGCGGCCAGTGAATCGGAAGTTGTGGTGCCATTCAAAACCGACAAGATTGCTGGTGTATTCGATATCGATAGCCCGGTCAAAGCTCGGTTTAGCGACGCTGAGCAATCGTTTTTCGAAGCGGCGGTGGCTATTTACGTCCGTGGTCTTATTTAA
- the rfaE1 gene encoding D-glycero-beta-D-manno-heptose-7-phosphate kinase, with protein MTVPQDKLQLRADQFSHIKTLVVGDVMLDRYWFGRVDRISPEAPVPVLAVQDEQVRAGGAANVAHNLLALGAKSTLLSVVGDDEAGREIKQILNQHGAQTILTVDPGIKTIVKLRMIAQNQQLLRADFEQKPSEEVLAQCLSDYQLAVNDADVVILSDYGKGGLTHVATMIELARQAGKPVIIDPKGSDYSRYKGATLITPNMKEFEAVAGTVTSDADFGAKAQALRCELDLDYLLVTRSEQGMSLFTRDGDQVNSPATALEVYDVSGAGDTVISLMALVAVSEFTNEQKLTLANTVAGIVVGKLGTAVATIDEVIEKL; from the coding sequence ATGACAGTACCACAAGACAAATTACAGCTTCGGGCTGATCAGTTTTCACATATCAAAACCCTGGTTGTTGGTGATGTGATGTTGGACCGATATTGGTTTGGCAGAGTTGATCGAATTTCTCCGGAAGCCCCCGTGCCAGTACTGGCCGTGCAGGACGAGCAAGTCAGAGCCGGTGGTGCGGCCAATGTTGCACATAATTTGCTGGCATTGGGAGCCAAGAGCACCTTGTTATCGGTGGTTGGTGATGACGAAGCTGGACGCGAAATCAAGCAGATTTTGAATCAGCACGGGGCTCAAACCATTCTCACCGTTGATCCGGGCATCAAAACCATTGTCAAACTGAGAATGATCGCGCAGAACCAACAGTTGCTGCGTGCTGACTTTGAGCAAAAGCCTAGCGAGGAAGTTCTGGCTCAGTGTTTGTCGGATTACCAACTCGCGGTGAACGACGCTGACGTAGTTATTTTATCCGACTACGGTAAAGGTGGTCTGACTCACGTGGCCACCATGATTGAGTTGGCGCGTCAGGCTGGTAAACCCGTCATTATTGATCCCAAGGGTAGTGATTATTCTCGTTATAAGGGCGCCACACTGATTACGCCCAATATGAAAGAGTTTGAGGCGGTGGCGGGGACCGTCACTTCCGACGCCGACTTCGGTGCTAAGGCGCAGGCACTGAGATGTGAGTTGGATTTGGATTATCTGCTGGTGACTCGCAGTGAACAAGGTATGAGCCTGTTTACTCGTGACGGTGACCAAGTGAACTCGCCAGCGACGGCATTGGAAGTCTATGATGTCAGTGGCGCGGGCGACACCGTGATATCCTTGATGGCATTAGTCGCGGTGTCAGAATTTACCAATGAGCAGAAACTTACACTGGCAAATACGGTTGCTGGTATTGTGGTCGGCAAGTTGGGTACGGCTGTCGCCACCATAGATGAAGTGATCGAAAAACTTTGA
- the lepB gene encoding signal peptidase I: MHQTIRKIVRANRGLLIFLLLMSVFRSSFADWNTVPTGSMQPTIVEGDRILINKLAYDLQLPFVSTKLLTLGNPKRGDIVIFESLIANNRLVKRVIGLPGDRVALTNNQLIINGEAVTYETLGRAPMMTEQLEKLFGQTPHRIRTSTLKQARQSFAEVTVPKGRYLVLGDNRDNSADSRFIGFVPRREIIGRSRRVVMSLNREHYYLPRLDRFWQPI, translated from the coding sequence ATGCATCAAACGATACGAAAAATAGTTCGGGCGAATCGAGGCTTGCTGATTTTCCTGCTCTTGATGTCGGTATTCCGCAGTAGCTTCGCGGACTGGAACACCGTACCAACTGGGTCGATGCAACCAACCATCGTTGAAGGCGATCGCATCTTGATCAACAAACTAGCGTATGACCTGCAGCTGCCTTTTGTTAGCACCAAGCTGTTAACCTTAGGCAATCCAAAACGTGGCGACATTGTCATTTTTGAATCCTTAATTGCCAATAATCGACTAGTCAAGCGTGTGATCGGCTTGCCAGGTGACAGAGTCGCGCTCACCAATAACCAACTGATTATCAACGGCGAAGCCGTGACCTACGAAACGCTAGGTCGCGCACCGATGATGACAGAGCAATTGGAAAAACTATTTGGGCAAACACCACATCGCATCCGCACTAGCACACTCAAACAGGCACGTCAGAGTTTTGCTGAGGTAACCGTACCAAAAGGTCGCTACCTGGTGCTCGGTGACAATCGCGATAACAGCGCTGATTCACGCTTTATTGGGTTCGTACCCCGTCGTGAAATTATCGGCCGCAGCCGACGAGTGGTCATGTCGCTGAATCGAGAACACTACTACCTTCCTCGTTTAGATCGTTTCTGGCAGCCGATTTAA
- the murI gene encoding glutamate racemase, with product MGNVVIYDSGVGGLTIWSAVQRQNPALDTIFVSDNQAFPYGTKSDSELLFRIHKVVATIAKNYSPEALVVACNTASTVALPSLRAQFGFHVVGVVPAVKPASIASKTGEIALLATPATVERTYTEQLISEFARDVNVVKIGSSRLVELAEAKLRGASVTDQDLAPILSPLENHPNVDVVVLACTHFPLLANEINAYFSARNRSVTLIDSAEAIARRVASLGIHSTKDAGKAVAAFTRPLSSDALRDALYAMGFSKTQVL from the coding sequence GTGGGCAATGTCGTTATCTATGATTCCGGCGTTGGCGGTCTAACGATCTGGAGTGCCGTACAGCGGCAAAATCCGGCGCTGGATACGATATTTGTCAGTGACAATCAAGCGTTTCCATATGGGACTAAGTCCGATTCTGAACTGCTTTTTCGAATCCATAAAGTGGTGGCAACGATTGCTAAAAATTATTCGCCAGAAGCGCTGGTTGTGGCCTGCAACACTGCCAGCACCGTTGCCTTGCCCAGCTTGCGAGCCCAATTTGGCTTCCATGTAGTTGGCGTGGTACCTGCGGTCAAACCTGCATCGATCGCAAGTAAAACCGGCGAGATCGCGTTGTTGGCGACGCCCGCAACCGTGGAGAGAACCTATACCGAACAGTTAATCTCTGAGTTCGCGCGAGATGTAAACGTGGTTAAAATCGGCAGTAGCCGTCTCGTTGAGCTGGCGGAAGCGAAATTGCGTGGCGCGAGCGTCACCGACCAAGATTTAGCGCCGATACTGTCTCCTTTAGAGAACCATCCGAATGTCGATGTCGTGGTTCTGGCATGCACGCATTTTCCACTCTTGGCGAATGAGATTAACGCGTATTTCTCGGCCAGAAATAGATCAGTAACCCTGATTGACAGTGCCGAAGCGATTGCGCGGCGAGTCGCGTCACTGGGTATCCATTCAACGAAGGATGCTGGCAAGGCCGTTGCTGCATTCACGCGACCACTGAGTTCTGACGCGTTGCGGGACGCCTTGTACGCAATGGGCTTTAGTAAAACTCAGGTTCTGTAA
- a CDS encoding GNAT family N-acetyltransferase translates to MDYHFTTDPAELDLDVIHRFITSTYWARGISKATMARAVAGSVCFGMTTNHELVAFGRMVTDEATFAYLADVFVLPEHRGRGLSKVMLTQALLLPQLQGLRRMLLATSDAHGLYQKMGFEPLPKPEIFMQKMDLSRYDLEREQ, encoded by the coding sequence ATGGACTATCACTTTACTACCGATCCTGCAGAGCTGGATCTCGATGTGATTCATCGCTTTATCACTAGTACTTATTGGGCCCGCGGTATTTCGAAGGCCACGATGGCGCGTGCAGTCGCTGGTTCCGTGTGTTTTGGTATGACGACCAATCATGAGTTGGTGGCGTTCGGCCGTATGGTCACCGATGAAGCCACGTTCGCGTATTTGGCGGATGTGTTCGTATTACCAGAGCACCGCGGTCGAGGTCTTAGTAAAGTTATGCTAACGCAGGCTCTGTTATTGCCACAGTTGCAGGGGTTGAGGCGTATGTTGTTGGCCACATCGGATGCACACGGTTTGTATCAGAAAATGGGGTTTGAACCACTGCCAAAGCCAGAAATATTTATGCAAAAAATGGATCTGAGCCGGTACGATTTGGAACGCGAACAGTGA
- a CDS encoding lysylphosphatidylglycerol synthase transmembrane domain-containing protein, which produces MNKIFVKLIQLAATCSLLGLVMYQAGLFSAAGQQQFLTLIGQASLPLLVLSVLVGVSVNMVSAFKWYVITQSQGIEAGYWRIFAYYVVGQFYNMFLPTSVGGDVVRSYELGKYSGRQADALASVFVERYTGVVVLLVCAGLAVLAQLSRFYVDYVIVSLIVFALALLALGWMVFDPRLYKWLENKLASRSLLIQNAFRKVDKLFQAVGAYRSQPRVLIVAVINSVLFYFIAVVNVYVTANVFSEDVLFWHMLLAAPIIMLIMNLPISFGNIGLMEFAYTNVFMLMGYGPELGLSVALLMRLKSFVDGAIGGVLHPLFVTQKHE; this is translated from the coding sequence TTGAATAAGATTTTTGTAAAGTTAATCCAGCTTGCGGCGACGTGCTCGTTGCTTGGTTTGGTAATGTATCAGGCTGGTCTGTTCTCAGCGGCTGGTCAACAGCAGTTTTTGACTCTTATCGGTCAGGCCAGTTTGCCTCTGTTAGTGTTGTCCGTACTGGTTGGGGTCAGCGTCAATATGGTCAGCGCATTTAAGTGGTACGTCATTACGCAGTCGCAGGGTATCGAGGCTGGCTACTGGCGGATTTTCGCGTACTATGTTGTAGGTCAGTTTTATAATATGTTTTTGCCGACCAGTGTCGGTGGGGATGTGGTTCGGTCGTATGAGTTGGGTAAGTATTCTGGTCGACAGGCTGATGCGCTCGCATCGGTGTTTGTGGAACGGTATACCGGTGTTGTGGTGTTACTGGTATGCGCGGGTTTGGCCGTGCTGGCGCAATTGTCGCGTTTTTATGTTGACTACGTGATTGTCAGTTTGATTGTGTTCGCCTTGGCATTGCTGGCTCTTGGCTGGATGGTGTTCGATCCACGTTTGTATAAATGGCTTGAAAACAAGCTGGCAAGTAGGTCATTGCTCATACAAAACGCGTTCCGTAAGGTCGACAAATTGTTCCAGGCCGTTGGCGCCTATCGCTCACAACCGCGTGTTCTGATCGTGGCGGTGATTAATTCGGTGCTGTTTTATTTTATTGCGGTGGTGAACGTTTACGTGACGGCGAACGTATTTTCCGAGGACGTGTTGTTTTGGCACATGCTGCTGGCAGCGCCCATCATCATGCTGATCATGAATCTGCCAATTTCTTTCGGTAACATTGGTTTAATGGAATTTGCCTATACTAATGTGTTTATGTTGATGGGCTACGGTCCCGAGTTGGGTTTGTCGGTGGCGTTGTTGATGCGACTCAAATCCTTTGTGGATGGCGCAATTGGCGGTGTGCTACACCCATTATTTGTGACTCAAAAGCATGAATAG
- a CDS encoding phytanoyl-CoA dioxygenase family protein, with product MTLSEQQRQDWDKDGYLLLKRFYSTERINQINALIDHLWKQRRKLGAEYVIDIFVESPDERRVYFADAPISARSKPYKLNDLYLSQADIRQLIIGQDLAPILQALLQGTPMVCNTLNFEFGSQQDYHFDTFYMPSPTPNKMVASWIALEDTTPDNGPLSYYPGSHKIPPYRFSNGSTIIVDDEMPQFRDYVYGEIKQRDLKPATLFANKGDVLIWHSQLFHGGSKIADPTMTRKSLVTHYFTNEDFPDLTPPKVCEHGGYMDRAAQTVDYPFKAKNWLQRLLG from the coding sequence ATGACGTTATCAGAACAACAACGGCAAGACTGGGATAAAGACGGTTATCTGCTGCTCAAGAGGTTTTATAGCACCGAGCGCATCAATCAAATCAATGCGCTTATCGATCACCTTTGGAAACAACGGCGCAAACTGGGGGCTGAATACGTGATCGACATCTTCGTTGAATCACCGGATGAGCGACGGGTCTACTTTGCTGACGCGCCTATATCAGCGCGGTCTAAGCCCTACAAACTCAATGACTTGTATTTGAGTCAAGCGGATATCCGACAACTCATTATCGGCCAAGATCTCGCGCCCATACTACAAGCGTTACTGCAAGGCACGCCGATGGTCTGCAACACTCTTAACTTCGAATTTGGCTCGCAACAAGACTACCACTTCGACACGTTCTATATGCCCTCTCCGACGCCAAATAAGATGGTAGCGTCCTGGATTGCTTTGGAAGACACAACCCCGGACAACGGCCCACTGAGCTACTACCCTGGCAGCCACAAAATCCCGCCTTATCGTTTCTCAAATGGGTCAACCATCATCGTGGATGACGAGATGCCTCAGTTTCGGGACTATGTGTATGGCGAGATTAAACAACGTGACTTGAAACCTGCCACATTGTTCGCCAACAAGGGTGATGTATTGATCTGGCACTCACAGCTGTTCCACGGTGGTAGCAAGATTGCGGACCCAACGATGACTCGAAAATCGTTGGTGACGCACTATTTCACCAATGAAGATTTTCCCGACCTAACACCACCCAAAGTGTGCGAACATGGGGGTTACATGGACCGTGCAGCCCAGACAGTCGACTATCCATTCAAGGCTAAAAACTGGCTACAACGGCTATTAGGCTAA
- the rfaD gene encoding ADP-glyceromanno-heptose 6-epimerase, producing the protein MIIVTGGAGFIGSNLVKGLNQRGLDNILVVDDLSDGNKVRNIESCQIEDYMDKDEFLKRIEQGLDFGGPSAIYHQGACSDTMESDGRYIMETNYEYSKSLFRYCGEHSIPFIYASSASVYGGGETFKESPEHEQALNAYAYSKLLFDRYVRKNRGMSQSQVVGLRYFNVYGNGEDHKGRMASVAYHFFNQYHDQGYVNLFAGSGGYADGEQLRDFVWVKDVVDVNLHFLEHPEDGGIFNVGTGRAQSFNDVATAVLNTLEGATKSTKDWVAENKIRYIPFPEALVGKYQSYTRADLTNLTMSGDYNKNFATVEEGVKQYVQEMSAAR; encoded by the coding sequence ATGATTATCGTAACGGGTGGTGCCGGGTTTATCGGCTCAAACTTGGTGAAGGGCCTCAATCAGCGTGGCCTTGACAATATTCTGGTCGTCGACGATCTGAGTGATGGCAATAAAGTTCGAAATATTGAGAGTTGTCAGATCGAAGATTACATGGATAAAGATGAGTTTTTGAAACGCATCGAGCAAGGACTTGATTTTGGAGGTCCGAGCGCGATTTATCATCAAGGGGCTTGCTCCGATACCATGGAGTCTGATGGGCGTTACATTATGGAGACCAACTATGAGTACTCCAAATCATTGTTTCGTTATTGTGGCGAGCACAGCATTCCGTTTATTTATGCATCCTCGGCTTCCGTTTATGGTGGTGGCGAGACCTTCAAGGAATCTCCGGAGCACGAGCAAGCACTGAATGCATATGCATACTCCAAACTTCTGTTTGACCGTTACGTCCGTAAAAACAGAGGTATGTCGCAGTCTCAAGTTGTTGGGCTGCGCTATTTTAATGTCTATGGCAATGGTGAAGATCATAAAGGCCGGATGGCATCCGTGGCGTACCATTTTTTCAATCAATATCACGACCAGGGATATGTCAATTTATTTGCTGGAAGTGGCGGCTATGCCGATGGCGAACAGCTACGTGACTTCGTTTGGGTAAAAGACGTTGTTGATGTGAATTTACATTTTCTGGAACACCCTGAAGATGGTGGAATTTTTAATGTTGGTACTGGCCGGGCGCAAAGCTTTAACGATGTTGCGACGGCGGTACTGAATACATTGGAAGGCGCGACTAAATCAACTAAAGACTGGGTAGCGGAAAACAAAATTCGTTACATTCCGTTCCCAGAAGCGCTGGTCGGCAAGTACCAGAGCTATACGCGAGCTGACTTGACTAATTTGACCATGTCGGGCGATTACAATAAGAATTTCGCGACTGTGGAAGAAGGTGTTAAGCAGTACGTGCAAGAAATGTCTGCCGCGCGATAG
- a CDS encoding peptidylprolyl isomerase has product MTTASARHILVSTEKACLDLKAKIDSGEKTFEAAAAEFSQCPSGKQGGDLGSFGPGMMVPEFDRVVFKEDVGVVHGPVQTQFGYHLVEITSRDA; this is encoded by the coding sequence ATGACTACTGCATCTGCAAGACATATTTTGGTCTCTACTGAGAAAGCATGCCTAGACCTAAAGGCAAAAATCGACTCGGGCGAAAAAACTTTTGAAGCGGCCGCCGCTGAATTCTCTCAATGTCCATCTGGCAAACAAGGCGGAGACTTGGGTAGCTTTGGCCCGGGGATGATGGTGCCAGAATTCGACCGCGTCGTATTCAAGGAAGACGTCGGAGTGGTGCATGGGCCGGTACAGACCCAATTCGGATACCACTTGGTGGAGATCACCAGCCGCGATGCGTAA
- a CDS encoding HNH endonuclease, whose translation MPIDWISYKDAARCYHAGLVLYSCGNLIYRVRGGVSGLTGLQSVIEVSSIIATPSETQSRFHHLPSYTPPLTNKTLFSRDDYVCMYCGNAFVRGELSRDHVRPVSQQGEDIWSNVVTACKRCNNYKAGRTPEQAGMQLIAVPFVPTHAEYVFLRGRRVLADQMAFLKAHFPRTSPLRARVEDRQEMLTMATANVAL comes from the coding sequence ATGCCAATCGACTGGATTTCGTATAAAGATGCGGCGCGCTGTTACCATGCGGGATTGGTACTTTACAGCTGCGGGAATCTGATTTACCGGGTGCGGGGAGGCGTTAGTGGCTTAACCGGGTTGCAAAGCGTGATCGAAGTAAGTTCCATCATTGCAACACCGAGCGAGACGCAAAGTCGATTCCACCATTTACCAAGTTACACGCCACCGCTGACCAATAAAACACTGTTCTCTCGTGACGATTATGTCTGCATGTATTGCGGAAACGCGTTTGTGCGCGGTGAGTTGTCGCGTGATCACGTGCGACCCGTATCGCAGCAAGGCGAAGATATTTGGAGTAATGTGGTGACTGCGTGTAAGCGCTGCAATAATTACAAGGCGGGGCGAACGCCGGAGCAAGCTGGCATGCAATTAATCGCGGTGCCATTTGTGCCAACCCATGCAGAGTACGTGTTTCTGAGAGGGCGTCGAGTCCTGGCAGATCAAATGGCGTTTCTCAAAGCGCATTTTCCGCGCACCAGTCCGTTGCGGGCCCGTGTTGAAGACCGACAGGAAATGCTGACTATGGCGACCGCAAACGTTGCTTTGTGA
- a CDS encoding UDP-glucose dehydrogenase family protein gives MNISIVGTGYVGLVTGTCFADVGNQVLCVDNNQSKIDLLLDGKIPIYEPGLEELVSSNIAQQRLQFTTDINRAVAYADIIFIAVGTPPDEDGSADLSHVLAVAKAIGQTLTDYRVIVTKSTVPVGTAAKVRKAVQAELDARAVNVEFSVASNPEFLKEGAAIDDFMKPDRVVIGADDDRAVELLRSLYAPFNRNHERLIVMDIPSAELTKYAANAMLATKISFMNELSNLAERLDADIELVRQGIGSDPRIGYHFIYPGCGYGGSCFPKDVQALHRTARQHGYNARILDAVEAVNQDQKSVLLDKIDAHFDGDLSGKTFAIWGLAFKPNTDDMREAPSRVIIDGLLARGAKVKAYDPVATEEASHIYQQQQDVAFAGDLYSATADADGLIVVTEWKAFRSPDFTRLKSQLRTPVIFDGRNIYEPAMLAQAGFKYYGIGRSN, from the coding sequence ATGAATATATCAATAGTAGGTACTGGCTATGTCGGCCTCGTCACCGGGACTTGTTTTGCGGACGTTGGCAATCAGGTGCTTTGTGTGGATAACAATCAAAGCAAGATCGATTTGTTGTTGGATGGAAAAATTCCAATCTACGAGCCTGGTCTCGAGGAATTGGTCAGTAGTAACATCGCGCAGCAGCGTTTGCAGTTTACCACCGACATCAATCGGGCCGTTGCGTATGCCGATATCATCTTTATTGCCGTCGGTACGCCGCCCGATGAAGATGGCTCAGCTGATCTGTCGCACGTGTTGGCCGTGGCCAAAGCGATTGGTCAGACGCTGACGGACTACCGCGTTATTGTCACCAAATCCACCGTTCCGGTCGGTACTGCCGCCAAGGTGCGCAAAGCCGTGCAGGCTGAGCTAGACGCGCGTGCGGTGAACGTTGAGTTCAGTGTTGCATCGAATCCTGAATTTCTCAAAGAAGGCGCTGCCATCGACGATTTTATGAAGCCGGATCGTGTGGTGATTGGCGCGGATGACGATCGGGCAGTGGAGCTGCTGCGAAGTTTATACGCGCCGTTTAATCGTAACCACGAGCGCTTGATTGTGATGGATATTCCGTCGGCTGAACTAACTAAGTATGCTGCCAACGCCATGTTAGCGACGAAGATTTCATTTATGAACGAGCTGTCCAATCTGGCCGAGCGCCTTGATGCTGATATTGAGCTCGTGCGACAAGGTATCGGTTCTGACCCGCGCATCGGCTACCACTTTATTTATCCTGGCTGCGGGTATGGCGGTTCTTGTTTTCCTAAAGACGTTCAAGCTTTACATCGCACCGCACGTCAGCATGGCTACAATGCTCGGATTCTGGACGCAGTAGAGGCTGTGAATCAGGATCAAAAGTCCGTCCTGCTGGATAAAATTGATGCCCACTTTGACGGCGATTTGAGCGGTAAAACATTCGCGATTTGGGGGCTTGCTTTCAAACCGAACACTGATGATATGCGTGAAGCACCCAGTCGCGTCATCATCGATGGCTTGTTAGCTCGTGGGGCCAAAGTGAAAGCGTATGATCCAGTAGCGACCGAAGAAGCGTCGCATATTTATCAGCAGCAGCAAGACGTTGCGTTTGCTGGCGACCTATACTCGGCAACCGCCGATGCAGATGGTCTGATTGTTGTTACTGAATGGAAAGCATTTCGAAGTCCTGACTTTACGCGTTTGAAGTCGCAACTGCGGACCCCCGTAATTTTCGATGGCCGTAATATTTATGAGCCGGCGATGTTGGCGCAAGCTGGATTTAAGTATTACGGTATCGGGCGCTCGAACTAA